In the genome of Carnobacterium pleistocenium FTR1, one region contains:
- the argC gene encoding N-acetyl-gamma-glutamyl-phosphate reductase — MKAAIVGATGYSALELIRLLNQHPRVTVTEIISHTHYGELLSDLYPHMKKNKEKPLIEYDLAYLEKAVDILFFATPAGISKSLVPDVLKTSLQCIDLSGDFRLLKKDYEEWYEKEAPSSEIQEKATFGLAEIYPEEIKEAAFISNPGCYSTAALLGLIPVIKTGLTTKKGIIIDAKSGTSGAGRTLSRMTHFSEMDESLVPYKFGKHQHTPEIEYYLSKEAGEEIKVTLTTHLVPMTRGLLCTMYVPLNQMVTPKEIWQLYQDFYEKDLFVRLYPLGSLPQTKQVIGSNYIAIGIHVDERTEQLVIVTAIDNLVKGAAGQAIQNMNLMNDWPVQEGLENSPVYP; from the coding sequence ATGAAAGCAGCTATTGTTGGCGCAACGGGGTATAGTGCTTTAGAGCTGATCCGTTTACTGAACCAACATCCGCGTGTAACCGTTACGGAAATTATTTCACACACTCATTATGGGGAATTGTTAAGTGATTTATACCCTCACATGAAAAAAAATAAAGAAAAACCGCTAATTGAATACGATCTTGCTTACCTTGAAAAAGCTGTCGATATTTTATTTTTTGCAACTCCAGCTGGTATTAGCAAATCTTTAGTTCCAGATGTTCTAAAAACGTCTTTACAATGTATTGATTTAAGTGGAGATTTTAGATTGCTAAAAAAAGACTATGAAGAATGGTATGAAAAAGAAGCACCGTCAAGTGAGATACAAGAAAAAGCTACCTTTGGATTGGCAGAAATTTATCCAGAAGAAATAAAAGAAGCGGCCTTTATTTCTAATCCGGGATGCTACTCAACTGCGGCTTTATTGGGATTGATACCCGTTATCAAAACTGGTTTAACTACAAAAAAAGGCATCATTATTGATGCTAAAAGCGGTACTTCAGGAGCTGGACGCACACTTTCTAGAATGACCCATTTTTCAGAAATGGATGAATCTCTTGTTCCATATAAATTTGGAAAGCACCAACATACACCTGAAATTGAGTACTATCTGTCAAAAGAAGCAGGTGAAGAGATAAAAGTAACGTTAACAACTCACCTGGTCCCAATGACTAGAGGTCTCTTATGCACCATGTATGTTCCTTTAAACCAAATGGTAACGCCAAAAGAAATTTGGCAATTGTATCAAGATTTTTATGAAAAAGATCTATTTGTGCGACTTTACCCGCTAGGTTCACTGCCTCAGACAAAACAAGTTATTGGAAGCAATTATATCGCTATTGGTATTCATGTGGATGAGCGAACCGAACAGTTAGTCATCGTTACAGCGATAGATAACTTGGTTAAAGGAGCAGCAGGCCAAGCAATCCAAAATATGAATTTGATGAATGACTGGCCTGTTCAAGAAGGACTAGAGAATAGCCCAGTATACCCTTAA
- a CDS encoding Cof-type HAD-IIB family hydrolase, with protein sequence MPKALVFFDLDGTLLNNKSEVDQEVIAALEKLKINGGVPFIATGRSPLEIQHVLDKTPIESFITLNGQYIMYEGKEIYRSQMPKELLIRLKETADELKLAVSFYTSDKIRVTYTSKEVENAYNFLHAKTPPVDAEIHLNDEVLMALILTEDKSIDDQFREKFPELSFYRNTPYSIDVITKGNSKATGIQELVKLMQFDKIPVYAFGDGPNDLEMVTHADFGVAMENGTNILKNAADYITSSHVEGGIVEGLEFYDLIK encoded by the coding sequence ATGCCAAAAGCTCTAGTTTTTTTTGATTTAGACGGAACATTATTGAATAATAAATCTGAAGTAGACCAAGAAGTAATCGCTGCTTTAGAAAAATTGAAAATAAATGGGGGAGTTCCATTTATTGCAACGGGAAGAAGCCCACTTGAGATCCAGCATGTACTCGATAAGACACCAATTGAATCTTTTATCACACTTAACGGTCAATACATCATGTATGAAGGCAAAGAAATTTACCGCAGTCAGATGCCAAAAGAATTATTGATTCGTTTAAAGGAAACAGCTGACGAGCTAAAATTGGCCGTTTCTTTTTATACAAGTGATAAAATCCGAGTCACGTATACTTCAAAAGAAGTCGAGAATGCGTACAATTTTCTTCACGCTAAAACTCCTCCCGTTGATGCGGAAATTCATTTGAATGATGAAGTATTGATGGCTTTGATCTTAACAGAAGATAAATCAATTGATGATCAGTTTAGAGAGAAATTTCCAGAACTGTCTTTCTATCGAAATACGCCTTATAGCATAGATGTGATCACGAAGGGCAACTCAAAAGCTACAGGTATTCAAGAATTGGTCAAATTAATGCAGTTTGATAAAATTCCTGTTTATGCATTTGGAGACGGTCCGAATGATTTAGAAATGGTTACTCATGCTGATTTTGGTGTGGCAATGGAAAATGGTACCAATATCTTGAAAAATGCCGCTGATTATATCACATCTAGTCATGTTGAAGGCGGAATCGTTGAAGGATTAGAATTTTACGATTTAATTAAATAA
- a CDS encoding histidine phosphatase family protein gives MGEGCTFYFIRHGQTYFNHYRKMQGWSNTPLTPKGREDVRSSGRGLADVKFDAAYTSDLSRTIETATIILEENKKGKDLTLKSMPEFREVFFGSFEGGDVDETWETVNEQMGYSSVAEMWAESSIPEQMNAFKKADPYHDAEDFLTFWLRVEQGLIKLINKHRDTGDKVMIVAHGNTIRYLLNNLVPELEDSQPLLNASVSAVKYYNGKYHLELYNEVGHFKDLEK, from the coding sequence ATGGGAGAAGGCTGTACTTTTTATTTTATACGTCATGGACAAACTTATTTTAATCATTACAGAAAAATGCAAGGGTGGTCTAATACCCCTTTAACACCAAAAGGGCGCGAAGATGTTCGCAGTAGCGGAAGAGGCTTAGCAGATGTCAAATTTGATGCAGCTTATACGAGTGATTTGAGCCGTACGATTGAAACAGCCACTATTATTTTAGAAGAGAATAAAAAAGGGAAAGATTTAACACTAAAATCAATGCCAGAATTTCGTGAAGTTTTCTTTGGTTCATTTGAAGGAGGCGACGTGGATGAAACTTGGGAAACAGTGAATGAACAAATGGGTTACTCAAGTGTTGCTGAGATGTGGGCTGAGTCGTCTATTCCTGAACAAATGAATGCTTTTAAAAAAGCGGATCCTTATCACGATGCGGAAGATTTTTTAACATTTTGGTTAAGAGTAGAACAAGGATTGATCAAACTAATAAATAAACACCGTGATACTGGAGATAAAGTCATGATTGTTGCTCATGGAAATACGATTCGCTATTTACTAAATAATTTAGTCCCAGAACTTGAAGATTCACAACCCTTATTAAACGCAAGTGTCTCAGCTGTTAAATACTACAATGGAAAATACCATTTAGAATTATACAATGAAGTAGGTCATTTTAAAGATTTAGAAAAGTAA